Proteins co-encoded in one Acidobacteriota bacterium genomic window:
- a CDS encoding energy transducer TonB, with the protein MPAAAQVRIVVARGAVEGGAYVNRSIGIAYRFPPGWLAVAEPGGEAGPLRVLLRAVPPPRNNGPAGNSNDRRRLTLYAVAQQDLPADQRTDPARFLATDPAAKWLTKHEAKHESHGVARLRTPLHQPQPLEVYSRSFVRADYRLAAAQGEPGLYDVEIAGVVNGHMLLLSALGATETEAVELAETAEDLTFSPPPDPDDSPTAPSVVEQRPDALKRIRQSESAAVARVRTKVEPEYPVEARERGVEGDVLLAIVVGAGGNVVETSVISGHPLLNDAALEAVKQWKFQPLMVDGAAVETETKIRVRFKLSSAKQSS; encoded by the coding sequence ATGCCCGCGGCCGCACAGGTGCGCATCGTGGTGGCGCGGGGCGCGGTCGAAGGCGGAGCTTACGTCAACCGCTCCATCGGCATCGCCTACCGGTTTCCCCCAGGATGGCTCGCGGTCGCGGAGCCGGGCGGCGAGGCCGGTCCGCTGCGCGTGCTGCTTCGGGCTGTCCCGCCGCCGCGCAATAACGGCCCTGCCGGCAACAGCAATGATCGTCGCCGGCTCACCCTCTACGCGGTCGCGCAACAGGACTTACCGGCAGACCAGCGCACCGACCCGGCGCGCTTCCTGGCAACCGATCCCGCCGCAAAGTGGCTCACGAAGCACGAAGCGAAGCACGAATCCCACGGCGTCGCGCGGCTGCGGACGCCGCTGCACCAGCCCCAGCCGCTCGAGGTTTACAGCCGGTCTTTCGTGCGCGCCGACTACCGGCTGGCTGCGGCGCAGGGCGAGCCCGGTTTGTATGACGTCGAGATCGCCGGCGTGGTGAATGGACACATGCTGCTGCTCTCCGCCCTGGGCGCGACCGAGACGGAAGCCGTCGAGCTCGCCGAGACCGCCGAAGACCTGACGTTTTCGCCCCCGCCAGATCCGGACGACAGTCCGACCGCGCCCAGCGTCGTCGAGCAGCGGCCAGACGCGCTGAAGCGTATCCGGCAATCGGAGAGTGCGGCGGTTGCCCGTGTGCGCACGAAGGTCGAGCCGGAGTATCCGGTGGAGGCGCGCGAGCGCGGCGTGGAGGGTGATGTGTTGCTGGCCATCGTCGTCGGCGCCGGCGGCAATGTGGTCGAGACGAGCGTGATCTCGGGGCATCCGCTGCTCAACGACGCCGCGCTCGAAGCAGTGAAGCAGTGGAAGTTCCAGCCTCTGATGGTGGATGGCGCCGCAGTCGAGACCGAGACCAAGATCCGTGTCCGCTTCAAGCTCAGCTCCGCCAAGCAAAGCAGCTGA